CTGTCGGTGCGCTCGCTGGCCGAAGTGGTCAGGCGGGTTTCCACGCCCGTGAAGCCGGTTGCGGCATCGACGGTATGTCCTGTGCCTGTCGCTCAAGAGCCGACTGCCGCGCCGAAACCAAGCTTTGTCACCATCGCCTTCCACGCGGAACGTTTCGCGGTCTGGGAAGCCTGGCTCGCCGCTGCGCGAATCGCGGCACCGGGTGCGCCGACGGACGAACTCCTGGCTGGGTTGATCGATCAGGGTGGTGCGGCGATCGTCATACGCCTCGTGATCCAGCAATGTCCGGACTGTCGCTCGTCCATGATCGCCACATCCCGCGGCGACCTGGCCGTGACCGGCGCGCTCCTGGCGCGCGCTGTCTGCGAGGCCGAGCGGCAGGGTCCCGACGGGAGCCTGCGCCGGGCAGTGCCGCCGCGGATGCGGCGCCTCGTCCTAACCCGCGATGGTCATCGCTGCCAGGCGGAAGGATGCGGCCGCGCCCAGCACCTGCATGTCCATCACCGCACACCGATCGAAGAGGGGGGGCGTGCGACCCTCGACAACCTGATCACGCTCTGCGGCCGCTGCCATCGGGCGCTGCACGAACGCGAGGCGGCCCTGAAAGCCGCCGCAGGCGACCCGGCTGGTTGACGGAGTCTTGCTGCTGGGCAACGCTAGTTGCCGTACATCGACTTGAGCGTGCTCCAGGAGGCCCGCTCCGCGGGCGTTGCCCCGTCGCAGAAGGTCATCCAGCCCAGCGTCATCTGGTAGGAGGCGGGCGGCACGA
The sequence above is a segment of the bacterium genome. Coding sequences within it:
- a CDS encoding HNH endonuclease signature motif containing protein, encoding LSVRSLAEVVRRVSTPVKPVAASTVCPVPVAQEPTAAPKPSFVTIAFHAERFAVWEAWLAAARIAAPGAPTDELLAGLIDQGGAAIVIRLVIQQCPDCRSSMIATSRGDLAVTGALLARAVCEAERQGPDGSLRRAVPPRMRRLVLTRDGHRCQAEGCGRAQHLHVHHRTPIEEGGRATLDNLITLCGRCHRALHEREAALKAAAGDPAG